The genomic region ATAACAGAGAAAATACTCGATCTCACGGGAAGGGATAAAGAGCTCATAAGGTTCGTTGACGACAGACCGGGGCATGATGAGAGATATGCGCTTAATTGTGAAAAATTGAGCGATCTCGGATGGAACCCGGCGACGGATTTTGAAGACGGCATTAAATTGACCGTAGATTGGTATGTGAACGGAAGAGAATGGTGGGAACCGTTAAAATCAGGCGAATACCTTGATTATTATAAAAGTCATTATGGTATGGAATTATGAGTGATAAACGGAACTAAAACCGCGATAAAGCGTTGATAATTAAGGGTATATGTTTCTTTTTCAGTTCAGATTCGATAATATGTTGTAATCCGATAAATTAAGGACAAATTAAGAGTGAATTTTCGATTTATGAGTTTTAGAGTGATAACGTTGTTTTCATTGATTACCGTCCTTTCTGTGCCTGTCTCACAGACCTTCGGGCAGGGTAGAATGTCGACAGAGGCGGAAAAACTAAAATACCAGAAAGCGCTGGAAAAGGTGAAAAGGGAGGAGAAAAGGGACGCCTTGATCGAGAAGCGGTTAAAGGAGCTGGTCAATCAGGTATTGGACGTCACTCTCGATCCAAAAGAGTATATAGTCGGGCCGGGAGATTTATTTTCAGTATATATTTGGGGTAAGGTCGATCAGCAATTCGAGGCGATCGTTTCTCCGGAAGGAGAATTAGAAATTCCCACAATCGGTCTGATACCTATAGGCGGAATGAGCCTCGAGAAATCAAAACTGAAGATAGTGGAGTTCAGTAAGAAAACATACTCCGGCGTGGAAATATCCATATCCCTTGTTCAGCTCAGATTATTTCGGATATATGTAACGGGAAACGTAGCTCATCCGGGTACTTATCCCGTTAGAGCGGTGGACAGAATTTCCGACGTGATTGAGCTGGCAGGCGGTCTTGATGGATTCGCCGACGGAGCAAACGTTGAAGTTTCCTCGATAGACGGAAGCGTCTATAAATTCGATTATCTTGAATTCATGTATGCGGGTAAGCTTTCAAAAAACAGGCGTCTGTTGAACGGTGACGTCGTTCATGTTCCCACACTTGATTGGTCAGGTAGGCTGGTAACGTTGGAGACGTATGACAAAAGAGCGGGTTCTTTTTATCTAAGAGAGGACGAGAACTTATCCTCGTTGTTTCGAAGAACCGGAGTCTTTTCCAAATTGACGGATATAGAAGGAATTTACGTCTCGAGAAGAAACGGAGAAACCGAAGAAACGTTCAGAGTGGGCAAATCGCTTGATGAATTATTAAATTTCAAACCGAAGCCGGGAGACAGCATCATAATTCCGTCGATAAACCAGATGGTCTACGTAACAGGCGAGGTAAGACATCCCGGAGCTTACCCGTACATACCCGACTTCACCTCTGAGGAATATATGGGATACGCGGGCGGCGCCAGCTCCGCCGGCAACGGAAGTAAAATTTTCGTAATCAGAGAAGGAAACAGAGTAAAAAGTAACTCTGCAATTATTATCCGGAGGGGAGACACGATAGTAGTCCCGAGGAAATGGAACCGCAAATTCAGAGACGCTTTTGACGTTTTCCTTCCGCTCTTTTCAATATTCTTAAGCGCAAAAGCAGCGGGATTGATAAATTAAGCTGTTCAAAATCTTATAATGGCGACAATTGATTCAAAGAGTGAGGTCGAATTGATTCATTATTTTAAATGGGTGGACAGACCCTAACAGAACGGTTAAGAGTTGAATCTCAGAAAAAACGAAACGTTCATATTGGTAGCCCTTGATTTTGCGGCAACATTTACCGCACTTTTTCTGTTTTATTTGTTTAAATTCAAAAGCGGATTAATATCAAATCCGGTACCTTTGTTTCTAAGAGATATACCTCTGCCTGTTTCACTTATATCCGCCGGCTGGGTGCTGTTTTTCTGGTTTTCCGGATTGTACGCCATAAAATCTCCCACTTCGCGGTTCGATGAGGCGCTCAGCGTAGTTAAGACCGTCTCGGTAGGTACCCTGATAGTATTTCTGTTTACGATTCAATTAAGCAACATGATCTCTCCGAGCCGTATTATAGTTATAACATACTGGGCCGGAATGATCTTTTTCGTTGTCGGGGCGCGGGTCGCATTCAGAACTTTTCAAAAACGGCGATTGATGCGGGGCGAGGAGCTGCTGCCGTCGATATTGGTAGGGTGGAACAATAGAGCGAGAGCGCTCAATTCGAGAATAAAATCGTATCCGGGTTTGGGATATGACGTAGTGGGTTTTGTCTCCACGCGTCCCGAAGACCTGGGAGAGTCCTCCGAAGGCGTACCGGTAATCGGTTCGATAAGAGATCTTCCGGCTATCATTCAGGAAAAGGGCGTCAAAGAGATTATTTTAGCGCTGTCGCCAAATGAACATGAGCGGCTTCTTGACGTGGTGAATATCGTCAACGGCGGATCGGTCGGTATAAAAATCAGCCCTGACATGTACGACATCATCAGCGGTCAGGCGCGGACGAATCAGATTTACGGACTGCCGCTCATTGACATTCTTCCGGAGTTGATGCCGGCGTGGGAAAGGTCGGTTAAAAGGATCGTGGATATCGCAGTTTCGGTCGGCGTGATAACGCTATTTCTCCCCCTGTGGGTGTTGATAGGGTTGTTAATTAAAATAGATTCAAGAGGGAGTATTCTTTACAGTCAGGAACGCGTAGGAAGAGACGGCAGGGTGTTCAACATACTGAAGTTCCGTTCGATGAGTTCAGGCGCAGAAAGCAAGACGGGTCCCGTATGGGCAGCTCAAGACGATCCGAGGATCACGAGTTTCGGAAAGTTCCTCCGCATATCCCGAATCGATGAAGTCCCGCAGTTCATAAACGTCCTTAAGGGAGATATGAGTCTTGTCGGTCCCCGGCCCGAAAGGCCGTATTTTGTTGAAAAACTCAAGAACGATTTACCGCTCTATACAAAACGGTTGAGAATCCGTCCCGGCATAACAGGATGGGCACAAATCAAACACAAGTATGATGAATCTCTCGATGACGTAAAACGTAAACTCAGATATGATCTGTTCTACTTAGAGAACATGTCGCTCAGAATGGACTTTAAAATTTTACTGTCGACTATGATAGTAATACTGACCGGCAGGGGACACTAAAACTTAAGCTGATGACGTCACGGCGATTCAGCCTTACCGCAGCAGTTGCAATCCTATCTTTTGTTTCAAGTTTGAAAGCACAATCCACCGACACAGACCCCGGTTATCGGGGGTATGAAATTTTAGACGTTTACTCGAGCAGTAAGATGATCGAACGGTTTTTTACGGGGGTGAAGCCGCTTTCGGGAGAACGTTTCGGTTTTCTCCTTCTGCAGGCGGAGCGGGATATCGGCTTGACCGACGATAATATTGAGGAGACGAGCGCCGCACTGCTTGCACTGTCGGATAGCGGATCGAGATCTCCAAGGGTAAGCGGTTAAAATTCAACGCTCAAAAAGATGAGCCGGGACAACTTCGGCAGACGGGAGGGGAAAAAAGTTGCCGACAACAGGTTTTTCTTACCACGAAGCACAGATGTCCAAGCCGAAATAAAGTGAGTTCGGGGCGTTTTATTCCGGTCATGATGATGAGCAAGAGCTTTTATCTTAGGGGGAAAATTGATATATTTTAAGTCTTATGATAGATATTAAACTGATAAGGGACGATACGAAGCGTATGACGGAAAGGGTGTCGTTAAAAGGGGATAAGGTCGACTTTGAGCCTATAATAAAACTCGACTCGAAACGGAGAGCTGTTTTAGAGGAAGTTGAGAGTCTGCGGGCGCGAAGGAACACCGTATCCGAGGAGATCAGCCAGGCTAAGAAAAAGGGGGAGGAAGCCGAAGAAAAGATCAGTGAGATGCGAGAGGTTTCTAATAAAATAAAAGATCTGGACGACTCGCTGCGGGAGACGGAAGATAAGCTCAAAGAGCTGCTGCTGAATGTACCGAATCCGCCGCACGATAGCGTCCCGCACGGAAAAGATGCGTCGGAGAATAAGATCGTCAGGGAATGGGAGGATAAGCCGAAGAGCGATTTCGCCCTGAAGGATCACATGGAGCTCGGAACATCTCTCGGAATCCTGGATTTTTCCTCGGCTTCCAAAATTTCAGGATCCGGGTTTCCTCTCTATCTCGGTATGGGAGCTAAGCTCGAAAGAGGTCTTATCAACTTCATGCTCGACGTTCAAACGGAAGAACACGGCTACAAGGAGGTATTTCCGCCCTTTCTGGTTAATGAGGAAAGCGCCATTACCACCGGGCAGCTGCCGAAGTTCAGGGATGACATGTACGTCAGTTCACAGGAGGAACTCTTCCTCATCCCGACGGCAGAGATTCCATTGACAAACATACACAGGAACGAAATATTGCCGGAAGGAAGACTCCCGATCTCTTATGCGGCGTATTCACCCTGTTTCAGGCGTGAAGCGGGGTCTTACGGAAAGGATACGAAAGGATTTTTGAGGGTTCACCAGTTCAACAAGGTCGAGCTTGTGAAATTCACGCGACCTGAAGATTCCTACGATGCCTTAGAGGAGATATTATTGCATGCCGAGGAGATATTGAAAAGGCTCGAACTGCACTACAGGGTTGTGGAGCTATCGACAGGCGATCTTTCGTTTGCGGCTGCAAAATGTTATGACATCGAGGTTTGGGCGCCCGCCGAGGGTAAATATTTAGAGGTCTCCTCATGCAGTAACTTCGAATCGTTTCAGGCAAGGCGCGGGAATATCAGGTACCGTCAAAACGAAGGCGGCGTAGATTTCGTTCACACGCTCAACGGGAGCGGACTGGCTACTTCCCGTCTCATGGTCGCCCTTTTGGAAACTCACCAGACCGAAGAGGGAAGCATACATCTTCCCGACCCCCTCGTACCGTACGTCGGCACGGCTGTGATAAAAGCAGAGGAGGAGTGAACCGTTGTTCCGATCAGTTATGACGGTAGTCTCGGCGTTAATTATAACCGGAGTCGTCAGCGTATTCGCGGTGATTCTGACACTAATAGATTATTCGGGAAACTCGACCGGCAGAATGACGCGTGCGTGGGCGTGGATCGTTTTGAAAATTGCCGGCATAAGCGTTGAAATCGACGGGCTCGATAAATTAGAACGGGGGAAAAGCTACGTATTCATATCGAATCATGCGAGCCTCTTGGACATACCGGCGGTGCTCTATTCTCTGCCGTTTCAGCTTAGGTTTTTAGCAAAAAAAGAGCTCTACAAGTTCCCTGTTTTCGGACTTGCTCTGCGAATGGCGGGGCATATAAGGATCGACAGAGGAAACCTCGAATCCGCAGTCGAGAGCCTCAAAAAGGCTTCGGTGCAACTTAAAAAGCGCAAAGCGTCGGCGATGGTCTTCGCAGAGGGTACCCGCACATTGGACGGACGCGTCGGACGATTCAAAAAGGGCGGAATAATTTTGGCGATCTCAATGGGAATACCGATAGTGCCTGTTTCGATCTTGGGGAGCCGGGAGCTTGCCCCCAAGGGAGATATGATGATAAAACGGGGAACGATAAGGCTAAAAGTGGGAAATCCGGTAGCCACGGAAGGAAGGGATATATCCGACAGGAACGAACTTGTGAAAGAGATCAGGAATGTGGTGATAAAAAACATGGCTTACGAAAGTGCCGTACAATAATCTTAGACTAAATTTTAGCGTCATTTCGGAATCGGTCCGGAATTATTCGACGGAGAACCTCAAAGAGAGCGAGATAGCGCTCAGATGGCTCCGATCGAGCAAGTCGATGGCGGGGAAACTCTTCAGTTCCGGGGGCAGCAAGGTGGCTGTTTTAGAGCCGGGAGAGCCGAACAGGGATTCGGGACCTGATTTTTTAGGAGCAATGCTTCTGATAGACGGGGAGGTCAAAAGGGGCGACGTCGAGATTCACCTTCGGGCGCGTTCATGGTACGAACATAACCACCACAGCGATCCGGCGTTTGCGAACGTCATTCTTCACGTAGTGGCATTTGAGCCGAAAGGGGATCAAACGATAGACCATGCAGGCAGAATAATTCCCACGTTGGTATTTCCTTTATCCGAAGACTGGAATGCCCGGCTGAGCAAAAAACTCCAATGGCCCTGGAACGACGGGTGCTATCACGAGCGGCCGGAGATGAGAGAAGGAGAGATATATCTTGAACTTCTGAGGCTCGGCAAGGAGAGATTGAACCATAAACGTAAGAGCTTCAAATTGCAGCTGGAGGCGGGGCACAGCTACGGTGATATTTTCTACAGGGGTTTAGCGAGAGCCTTGGGGTACTCCAAAAATTCTACACAGTTCAGCCGGTTCAGCAGGATGCTGAGCCTCGACGATATTCACAGGGTGATTCGGACAGATGGAGCCGGATCGAAAGAGGATAAAACACTCGAATCATTGCTCTTCGGCTTTTCCGGGCTTATCGACACAGGCAGCAGCGATAAGCGGCGAAGAGCGCTTTCGAGGAAATGGCATGAAATCAGTCATTTAATAGTGCAAGCCCCGATGAACGGCAGCGATTGGAAGTTCTTCCGGCTGCGTCCCCAGAACTTTCCGACAAGGCGTATGGCCGCTCTCGCCGGGTTCCTCAAACGGTACGATCCTGAACGGTTCGTACAATTGGCAGCCTTCGCAGCCGTGAATTTCAAATCGCCCGAAAAATTTATTATGGCTTTAGAGGAGTCTTTGATTTTACGGGGTGATCCGTACTGGAACCAAATGTCCCGGTTCGGAAAAGATCTGCGGAGGAGATCCGCGCTGATAGGAAAAGCGAGAGCAAGGACGATCGCTCTGAACGTCGTTCTCCCTCTCCTCGGTGTTTTTGCTGTCGAAGAATCCGACAGCGCGCTTGAGGCGAGAGTCAACAGAATAGCTTTTGTATATCCGCCCGAACAGGACAACTCGATATTGAGGCATATAAGAAGATTCGTGCTGCCGTGTTCTCCTGATCATCCGATGTTCTCGAGCTCTGCGATGGTGCAGCAAGGAATGATCCATCTTTACAACCGTTGGTGTTCGAGAGGGGAGGTCCAGAACTGTCCCCTCTCGATTCAGACAAAGGGAAAGCTGTTTGGGTGAGCTCAAAAGATTCGAAGAACTCGGCGCTATCAGCGAAAAAGCGCATAACGAAGGCAAAAAAATCGTGTTCACCAACGGTATCTTCGACATTCTGCACCTCGGTCATCTGAATTATTTGGAGGAGAGCAGGAAATTGGGCGACCTCCTCGTTATCGGAGTGAATTCCGATCGTTCGACCCGTTCGATCAAGGGAAAGGGGAGGCCGTTGAACGGTGAAAGAGACCGGGCGCTGCTTTTAGCAGGTTTAAAGTGCGTAGATATAGTCGTTCTTTTTGACGAAGACAGTCCATTGGAGCTTATAAAAACGGTGCGGCCGGATTTTCTTGTCAAGGGGTCCGATTATTCAGCGGAAGAAATCGTCGGCAAAAAAGAAGTGGAAGCTCAGGGCGGAGAAGTGCGGAGAATACCCCTTTTGGAAGGTTATTCAACGACTCTCATTCTACAAAAAATTTCAAAGGCAGCGAAGAGTTCAGATTGACGGTAAACGCCCGAACCTCTTCCAATCCCAGAAAGTGTTTGACAATAAAGGAGTTTGAGTCTATTTTTCGAGCGATTTGTTAAGGATGAAGGTATAAATTGATGAATAACAGCAAGATAGGCATAATTATGCTCCTCTTCTGGAGTGCGGGATGCTCAACCGCACCCACCGATAAGAGCGGCGCGGAACTGATCGCGACAGAGAGCGATATAGGAACCGGGATCTTATCGGATGACTGGGAGACATTGCGGGACGCCAAAATTCATTATGCCCAGGCGATGATAGCCGAGGATCTGTCCGACACTTCCCGCATGCGTGAAGAGTATGATCTTGCGGTCTCACTGCTCGGGGAGATCGATCTCTACGATAATTCATCAAACGCATTCGAATCGGAGTTTCAGGCGACCGCCAATAAAGTTTCCAAAGATTATCAGTTAGCGCTTAGAAGACTCCAGATCAGATACGGGAATTCATCGGATTTGAGCTTGATGGAAAAGCTGGAGCTCTTCGATTCGATTGACGACACTTCCGGGATAGCGGTTAAGGTCCTTCAGGAATACGCCGATGATTTAGGCATGGAAATACCGCTTGTGATAAACGGCAGTGTGATGAGAATAGTGCGGTTTTTCCAGACCGAAGCTTCCGAGTCGTTTGATCTGTGGCTTAAGCGAAAAGGCGCCTATCAGCAGATGTTTGAATCGATCCTCGTAGAGGAAGGACTGCCCAAGGAATTGGTGTATTTGGCGATGGTTGAAAGCGGTTTTTCGCCGAGAGCTTACTCGTGGGCACACGCCGCCGGACCGTGGCAGTTTATTTACGGCACGGGCAGGCTGTACGGATTGAAAAGGGATTGGTGGGTTGATGAGCGGAGAAATCCGATTAAGTCAACTCATGCAGCGGCGCGATATATAAAAGATCTGTTCACGGAATTCGGGGATTGGTATTTAGTGATGGCGGCATACAACTCGGGCTCGAACAGGGTCAAACGCGCAATGAAAAGAGGAAACACCGAAAATTACTGGGAGCTGCTGACACTGCCGCGGGAAACAAGGAATTACGTACCTTCGTTTATAGCCGCTGCTATCATAGGAGAGGATCCGGAAGCTTTCGGTTTTGACGTCAATCCGGAAAGCCCTCTCTCCTTTGAGGAGGTAAAAATTAAGGGAAGCATCAGTTTATCCGTCATATCAAAAGCCGCAGGGGTCAGCGTCGAAGACCTGAGGAGGTTAAACCCCGAACTCAGACGTAACGCAACGCCTCCCCGCGATTACGGGTACTCTCTTTTGCTGCCCATGGGGACGGCAGAACAATTCAATCAGAACTTCGCCGAACTACCCGAGAAGGAGCGGACGGGGTACGTCCGCCACAAGGTGAGGAGGGGTGAGGCGCTTTCTACAATTGCAGCCAGATACGGTGTTCCGGTCGGTCGGATAGTGCGTGTTAATTCGATAAGGAACCGCAATTCTATCAGGGCCGGCAAAATCCTGTTAATCCCGACCAACAGCAGTGTGTTTTCTTCTGCGGGCTCCAAGAGAATCGAAAGCCGCTCCGCCGTGCCTAAAAATTCCAAGCCGATCAAATACAGAGTCAAAAAAGGCGATACGCTCGGTCACATAGCGGAGTATTATAATACTACAGCTTTAAAGCTCAGGGCGTGGAACGGATTAAGGTACGGTAAACCGATCTACGAGGGAGAGAGTTTAAACGTTTATCTGCCGGAGTATTTGAAATTATCCCAGCCCGTATATTCGGTTGCCGATCCACGACTTTTCCTCTTACACTATCGTGTGAAAGCGGGTGAATCTCTCTCCGCTTTAGCGGCAAAATTTGAAGTTAAAACGGATGAGTTGAGGCTCTGGAATTCGATAAAGGGGAATGAGTTAAAGGCAGGGTCATTGATAAATGTATGGACGATGAAGGCTGTCGAGGCTGATATCACCTTGAAGAACGTGAAGTTGACAATCCATACGGTGCGAAGAGGCGATACGTTATGGGATATTGCAAGGAAAAACGGCGTCTCTATCTCGGAGATGTTCTCCTGGAACCCGTGGGCGGAGGATAATCCGATAAAACCGGGCGACCGAATCAAGATTTACAGGAGGTAATACAGGTATGACACGTAAACGAAATATATTGACCGCTCTTTTGATAACCTCCGTCTTTTTCGTTTTCACATTGTTCCTTGTCATCGCTTATAAGTATATCAGCGGGGGGGAAATAAATATATCGGACGGAAAACCTCTGATAGCAGTTGTCGAGTTGTCAGGCCCGATATACGATTCCAATTCTATAATAAGACAGTTCAAGAAGTACGGTGACGATGAGGATATCGATGCTATTCTGTTCAGGATATCGAGTCCGGGAGGCGGAGTATCGGCATCGCAGGAGATATATCAAGAAGTGAGGAAGGTCAGGGACTCGGGCAAGCCGATCCTCGCATCTCTGGGTGCCGTGGCGGCGAGCGGAGGCTATTATGTAGCCCTGGGCGCCGATAAGATAATGTCGAATCCCGCCACGGTAACCGGATCGATCGGAGTCATAGTAGGGCTTCCGAACTATGAGGGTCTTATGAACAAGCTCGGGCTGAGTTTCGTCAATATAACGAGCGGCCCCTTGAAGGACAGCGGATCTCCTTACAGGAAACTCAGGAAAGATGACAGGGATGTTTTTCAGGAGGTTGTAGACGATCTTTACGATCAATTCGTAAATACGGTCTCCGTCGAAAGGGGAATGACGATAGAGAGAGTGCGCGAATTAGCGGACGGAAGAATCTATTCCGGCAATCAGGCAAAAAAGTTCGGCTTGATAGATACGCTCGGTACATATCAGGACGCCCTGGACTACGCAGTCGAATTGGCGGGCTTGACCGGCAAACCGAATATATTGAAAGAAAAGAGACGAAAATCTTCGCTGCTCGATCTTTTCTTCGGGGACGCACAGGATCTTTTGAGAGTATTCGACAGAGTCGCCCTGCCGGAATATAAGTTAAACTTAAATTTTTAGCGTTGGAGGTATAATAGTGACTAAAGCGGACATTGTAGACATTATAGCAGAAGCAACGGGTCTGACTAAAGTAGAAACAGAAGCTGTCATCGACGGGTTTTTAAGCACTATTAAAAGCGCCTTGCAGGAGGGCGAGCGCGTTGAATTCCGCGGGTTCGGGAGTTTTAACGTTAAAAAGCGACAGCCCAAAAAAGCCAGGAACCCGGGGACGGGTGAAGTGATCTACCTCCCCGAGAGATACGTTCCCACATTTAAGGCATCGAAAATATTGAGGGATCAGATCTCGGCAAATTTAAAAAAAGATTAATTTTAAATTATAAACATCTAAAAAAAGAGGAGCTCTTATAAGCTATGCCATGCGGCAAAAAGAGAAAGCGGAAGAAGATAAATACGCATAAGCGTAAAAAACGTCTTCGGATGAACCGTCATAAAAAGAAAATTCGTTAGAGGCGCAGGATGAATTCCTTCTATCTTCCCGGAATTCACAATCGCCAAATATGACACCGGATTTGTAAAAAATTAACCGGAAATGAAATGAGCCTGAATATAAAGAACACATCGATTACGATTCTTTTCATCGCCGCCATGTTTATTCCACTTGAACTGTCCAACGGATGGGGCTACGATGCCCACATGAGGATCAATTCCGATGCGGTCGACACTCTTCCCGCAGGAATGAAGGAATTTTTTGAAAGCGAGAGAAATTTCATATCGGAACACGCAGTGGATCCCGACAAATGGAAGCGTGATGACAAAGAGGAATTACCTCGTCACTTCATCGACATCGATATGTACGGTACGTATCCTTTTAGGGAGCTGCCAAGGGATTACGATGAAGCGGTGAAGAAATTCGGTGCCGAGGCTGTAAACTCGAAGGGAACTCTCCCCTGGCGGATAGTCGAATACACAATGAAACTCTCCGAAGATATGAAATCGGGGGAGAGGGAGAAGATCCGCATGAGCGCAGCTGCGCTGGGTCACTACGTAGCGGATGCCCATATGCCCTTTCACTCGGCGGAGAACTACAACGGTCAGTTCACGAATAATGAAGGAATCCATAATCAGTTTGAAAAATTAATGGTCAATTCCTACATAGAAGAATATGACCCGTCGATGCAGGAGGCTGAGCCGATTGCCGATCCGCTCGGTTTTGCCTTCGATATTATCCTGAACGGATATCAACTCGTATTGCCGATACTCATTGCGGACTCAAAGGCGAGAGAGGGTCTGTCGGACTCATTGATAGATTCTCTTGCCGACCGGAAAGCCGATCCCGTCAAGAATTATATTAAAGCGCTCTACTGGGATGTAGGAGATATAGGTTGGAAACAAATGAGCGGGGCTTCCGAGAATCTTGGTAGATATTGGGTCACCGCCTGGGAATCGGCGGGAAGACCCTCTTTGCCTCGATGAGCTCAGATCAAAAGATATACTCCGTATCTGAAGTCAACTCACTTATAAAATCAGTATTAGAAATGAATATCCCTCCCGTGTGGGTAAATGGCGAGATTTCCACATGGATGAGAGCGGCATCCGGTCACGCATACTTCAGTCTCAAAGACGAATCTTCTCAACTCTCATGCGTAATCTGGAAACAGAACGCGGGCAGGCTGCTTTTCAAACCGGAAGATGGAATGCAGGTCAACGTTTCGGGCAGAATCTCGATCTACGAAAAATCCGGAAAGTATCAGCTTATCGCAGCGCAGATCCAACCGGTCGGGCTCGGGGAGCTGTACCGGCGATTTGAACTCCTTAAAGAACGGCTATCGGAAGAGGGGCTCTTCGACGAAGACAGGAAAAAACCTTTACCGCCGTATCCGTTCAGGATAGGAGTAGTCACGTCGCCTGACGGCGCCGTGATTTCGGATA from Candidatus Neomarinimicrobiota bacterium harbors:
- the rfaE2 gene encoding D-glycero-beta-D-manno-heptose 1-phosphate adenylyltransferase, whose product is MGELKRFEELGAISEKAHNEGKKIVFTNGIFDILHLGHLNYLEESRKLGDLLVIGVNSDRSTRSIKGKGRPLNGERDRALLLAGLKCVDIVVLFDEDSPLELIKTVRPDFLVKGSDYSAEEIVGKKEVEAQGGEVRRIPLLEGYSTTLILQKISKAAKSSD
- the serS gene encoding serine--tRNA ligase: MIDIKLIRDDTKRMTERVSLKGDKVDFEPIIKLDSKRRAVLEEVESLRARRNTVSEEISQAKKKGEEAEEKISEMREVSNKIKDLDDSLRETEDKLKELLLNVPNPPHDSVPHGKDASENKIVREWEDKPKSDFALKDHMELGTSLGILDFSSASKISGSGFPLYLGMGAKLERGLINFMLDVQTEEHGYKEVFPPFLVNEESAITTGQLPKFRDDMYVSSQEELFLIPTAEIPLTNIHRNEILPEGRLPISYAAYSPCFRREAGSYGKDTKGFLRVHQFNKVELVKFTRPEDSYDALEEILLHAEEILKRLELHYRVVELSTGDLSFAAAKCYDIEVWAPAEGKYLEVSSCSNFESFQARRGNIRYRQNEGGVDFVHTLNGSGLATSRLMVALLETHQTEEGSIHLPDPLVPYVGTAVIKAEEE
- a CDS encoding SLBB domain-containing protein, with the translated sequence MSTEAEKLKYQKALEKVKREEKRDALIEKRLKELVNQVLDVTLDPKEYIVGPGDLFSVYIWGKVDQQFEAIVSPEGELEIPTIGLIPIGGMSLEKSKLKIVEFSKKTYSGVEISISLVQLRLFRIYVTGNVAHPGTYPVRAVDRISDVIELAGGLDGFADGANVEVSSIDGSVYKFDYLEFMYAGKLSKNRRLLNGDVVHVPTLDWSGRLVTLETYDKRAGSFYLREDENLSSLFRRTGVFSKLTDIEGIYVSRRNGETEETFRVGKSLDELLNFKPKPGDSIIIPSINQMVYVTGEVRHPGAYPYIPDFTSEEYMGYAGGASSAGNGSKIFVIREGNRVKSNSAIIIRRGDTIVVPRKWNRKFRDAFDVFLPLFSIFLSAKAAGLIN
- a CDS encoding 1-acyl-sn-glycerol-3-phosphate acyltransferase — encoded protein: MFRSVMTVVSALIITGVVSVFAVILTLIDYSGNSTGRMTRAWAWIVLKIAGISVEIDGLDKLERGKSYVFISNHASLLDIPAVLYSLPFQLRFLAKKELYKFPVFGLALRMAGHIRIDRGNLESAVESLKKASVQLKKRKASAMVFAEGTRTLDGRVGRFKKGGIILAISMGIPIVPVSILGSRELAPKGDMMIKRGTIRLKVGNPVATEGRDISDRNELVKEIRNVVIKNMAYESAVQ
- a CDS encoding LysM peptidoglycan-binding domain-containing protein, which produces MNNSKIGIIMLLFWSAGCSTAPTDKSGAELIATESDIGTGILSDDWETLRDAKIHYAQAMIAEDLSDTSRMREEYDLAVSLLGEIDLYDNSSNAFESEFQATANKVSKDYQLALRRLQIRYGNSSDLSLMEKLELFDSIDDTSGIAVKVLQEYADDLGMEIPLVINGSVMRIVRFFQTEASESFDLWLKRKGAYQQMFESILVEEGLPKELVYLAMVESGFSPRAYSWAHAAGPWQFIYGTGRLYGLKRDWWVDERRNPIKSTHAAARYIKDLFTEFGDWYLVMAAYNSGSNRVKRAMKRGNTENYWELLTLPRETRNYVPSFIAAAIIGEDPEAFGFDVNPESPLSFEEVKIKGSISLSVISKAAGVSVEDLRRLNPELRRNATPPRDYGYSLLLPMGTAEQFNQNFAELPEKERTGYVRHKVRRGEALSTIAARYGVPVGRIVRVNSIRNRNSIRAGKILLIPTNSSVFSSAGSKRIESRSAVPKNSKPIKYRVKKGDTLGHIAEYYNTTALKLRAWNGLRYGKPIYEGESLNVYLPEYLKLSQPVYSVADPRLFLLHYRVKAGESLSALAAKFEVKTDELRLWNSIKGNELKAGSLINVWTMKAVEADITLKNVKLTIHTVRRGDTLWDIARKNGVSISEMFSWNPWAEDNPIKPGDRIKIYRR
- a CDS encoding sugar transferase; translation: MNLRKNETFILVALDFAATFTALFLFYLFKFKSGLISNPVPLFLRDIPLPVSLISAGWVLFFWFSGLYAIKSPTSRFDEALSVVKTVSVGTLIVFLFTIQLSNMISPSRIIVITYWAGMIFFVVGARVAFRTFQKRRLMRGEELLPSILVGWNNRARALNSRIKSYPGLGYDVVGFVSTRPEDLGESSEGVPVIGSIRDLPAIIQEKGVKEIILALSPNEHERLLDVVNIVNGGSVGIKISPDMYDIISGQARTNQIYGLPLIDILPELMPAWERSVKRIVDIAVSVGVITLFLPLWVLIGLLIKIDSRGSILYSQERVGRDGRVFNILKFRSMSSGAESKTGPVWAAQDDPRITSFGKFLRISRIDEVPQFINVLKGDMSLVGPRPERPYFVEKLKNDLPLYTKRLRIRPGITGWAQIKHKYDESLDDVKRKLRYDLFYLENMSLRMDFKILLSTMIVILTGRGH
- the sppA gene encoding signal peptide peptidase SppA; this translates as MTRKRNILTALLITSVFFVFTLFLVIAYKYISGGEINISDGKPLIAVVELSGPIYDSNSIIRQFKKYGDDEDIDAILFRISSPGGGVSASQEIYQEVRKVRDSGKPILASLGAVAASGGYYVALGADKIMSNPATVTGSIGVIVGLPNYEGLMNKLGLSFVNITSGPLKDSGSPYRKLRKDDRDVFQEVVDDLYDQFVNTVSVERGMTIERVRELADGRIYSGNQAKKFGLIDTLGTYQDALDYAVELAGLTGKPNILKEKRRKSSLLDLFFGDAQDLLRVFDRVALPEYKLNLNF
- a CDS encoding DUF2851 family protein; amino-acid sequence: MPYNNLRLNFSVISESVRNYSTENLKESEIALRWLRSSKSMAGKLFSSGGSKVAVLEPGEPNRDSGPDFLGAMLLIDGEVKRGDVEIHLRARSWYEHNHHSDPAFANVILHVVAFEPKGDQTIDHAGRIIPTLVFPLSEDWNARLSKKLQWPWNDGCYHERPEMREGEIYLELLRLGKERLNHKRKSFKLQLEAGHSYGDIFYRGLARALGYSKNSTQFSRFSRMLSLDDIHRVIRTDGAGSKEDKTLESLLFGFSGLIDTGSSDKRRRALSRKWHEISHLIVQAPMNGSDWKFFRLRPQNFPTRRMAALAGFLKRYDPERFVQLAAFAAVNFKSPEKFIMALEESLILRGDPYWNQMSRFGKDLRRRSALIGKARARTIALNVVLPLLGVFAVEESDSALEARVNRIAFVYPPEQDNSILRHIRRFVLPCSPDHPMFSSSAMVQQGMIHLYNRWCSRGEVQNCPLSIQTKGKLFG